From Streptomyces sp. NBC_01460, a single genomic window includes:
- a CDS encoding xanthine dehydrogenase family protein molybdopterin-binding subunit, with product MSETPQALGAPVVRREGRDKVTGTARYAAEHPESGCLYGWIVPATVASGRVTAIRTADALAVPGVHTVLTHDNAPRLEEPDDPILAVLQDDRVPHRGWPVALVLAETLESARAGAAAVHVEYATTGHDVVLTGDHPGLYTPEEANGGHPGLRQRGDAMRAFEAAPVCIDAVYTMRALHNHPMEPHASTARWADGHLTVHDSSQGSTAVRNSLAQALGIDRDHVTVLSEHVGGGFGSKGTPRPQSVLAAMAALHTGLPVRLVLPRRYMPAIVGHRAPTLQRVRLGAGRDGVLSSVSHEIVTHTSRIKEFVEQAAVPARIMYASPHSRTEHRVAALDVPSPSWMRAPGEASGMYALESAMDELACALGIDPVELRLRNEPPVEPDSGRPFSSRNLAACLTEGARRFGWSGRDPQPATREEGPWLLGTGVASATYPVLVSKSTASAQAAPDGSYRVGVNATDIGTGARTVLAQIAASVLGTSPENVRVDIGSSDLPTASVAGGSSGTASWGSAVHKAATALVRRIAAHTGPIPPEGISVTADTGEETAQESPYSRHAFGAHFAEVAVDSLTGEVRVRRLLGVYAAGRILNSRTARSQFIGGMVMGLGMALTESSTMDPAFGDFTESDLASYHVPSCADVPDIQAHWIDEDDPHLNPMGSKGIGEIGIVGTAAAIGNAVRHATGARLRELPLTPDRLLPYLP from the coding sequence ATGAGCGAGACCCCCCAGGCGCTCGGCGCGCCCGTCGTCCGCCGCGAGGGCCGGGACAAGGTCACCGGCACCGCCCGCTACGCCGCGGAACACCCCGAGTCCGGCTGTCTGTACGGCTGGATCGTCCCCGCCACCGTGGCGAGCGGCCGTGTCACCGCGATCCGCACCGCCGACGCCCTCGCCGTGCCGGGCGTGCACACCGTCCTGACCCACGACAACGCGCCGCGACTGGAGGAACCCGACGACCCGATCCTCGCCGTGCTCCAGGACGACCGGGTGCCGCACCGGGGCTGGCCCGTCGCCCTCGTCCTGGCCGAGACCCTCGAATCGGCGCGGGCCGGCGCGGCGGCCGTGCACGTCGAGTACGCCACCACCGGCCACGACGTCGTCCTCACCGGCGACCACCCGGGCCTGTACACCCCCGAGGAGGCCAACGGCGGCCACCCGGGCCTGCGTCAACGCGGGGACGCCATGCGCGCGTTCGAGGCCGCGCCCGTCTGCATCGACGCCGTCTACACGATGCGGGCGCTGCACAACCACCCCATGGAACCGCACGCCTCCACGGCCCGGTGGGCCGACGGGCACCTGACCGTCCACGACTCCAGCCAGGGCTCGACCGCCGTACGCAACAGCCTCGCCCAGGCCCTCGGCATCGACCGGGACCACGTCACCGTCCTCTCCGAGCACGTCGGCGGCGGCTTCGGCTCCAAGGGCACTCCGCGCCCCCAGTCCGTCCTCGCCGCGATGGCGGCGCTGCACACCGGGCTCCCGGTCCGGCTCGTCCTGCCCCGGCGGTACATGCCGGCGATCGTCGGACACCGCGCACCCACCCTGCAGCGCGTGCGGTTGGGTGCCGGCCGGGACGGCGTCCTGTCGAGCGTCTCCCACGAGATCGTCACGCACACCTCCCGGATCAAGGAGTTCGTCGAGCAGGCCGCCGTACCCGCCCGCATCATGTACGCCTCGCCCCACAGCCGCACGGAGCACCGGGTCGCGGCCCTCGACGTGCCCAGCCCGTCGTGGATGCGCGCACCGGGGGAGGCCTCGGGGATGTACGCGCTGGAGTCGGCCATGGACGAGCTGGCGTGCGCCCTCGGGATCGACCCCGTCGAACTGCGCCTGCGCAACGAACCTCCGGTGGAACCCGACAGCGGGCGTCCCTTCAGCAGCCGCAACCTCGCGGCGTGCCTGACCGAGGGCGCCCGGCGCTTCGGCTGGTCCGGCCGGGACCCGCAGCCCGCCACCCGCGAGGAGGGGCCCTGGCTGCTCGGCACCGGGGTTGCCTCGGCGACGTACCCCGTCCTCGTCTCTAAGTCGACGGCGTCCGCCCAGGCCGCCCCGGACGGCTCGTACCGCGTCGGGGTCAACGCCACCGACATCGGCACCGGAGCCCGCACCGTCCTCGCGCAGATCGCCGCCTCGGTCCTCGGGACGTCCCCCGAGAACGTGCGGGTCGACATCGGCAGCAGCGACCTGCCCACCGCGTCCGTCGCGGGTGGCTCCTCGGGCACCGCCTCCTGGGGCTCCGCCGTCCACAAGGCGGCCACCGCGCTGGTGCGGCGGATCGCCGCGCACACCGGGCCGATCCCGCCGGAGGGCATCTCCGTCACCGCCGACACCGGGGAGGAGACCGCGCAGGAGTCCCCGTACTCCCGGCACGCCTTCGGCGCGCACTTCGCCGAGGTGGCCGTCGACTCCCTCACCGGCGAGGTGCGCGTCCGCAGACTGCTCGGCGTCTACGCCGCCGGACGCATCCTCAACTCCCGTACGGCCCGGTCCCAGTTCATCGGGGGCATGGTGATGGGCCTCGGCATGGCCCTCACCGAGAGCAGCACCATGGACCCGGCCTTCGGCGACTTCACCGAGAGCGACCTGGCCTCCTACCACGTGCCGTCCTGCGCGGACGTCCCCGACATCCAGGCGCACTGGATCGACGAGGACGACCCGCACCTCAACCCCATGGGCAGCAAGGGCATCGGCGAGATCGGCATCGTCGGAACCGCGGCCGCGATCGGGAACGCCGTGCGCCACGCCACCGGCGCCCGGCTGCGCGAACTGCCCCTCACCCCGGACAGGCTCCTGCCCTACCTGCCGTGA
- a CDS encoding FAD binding domain-containing protein, which yields MKPFAYLRPGSVAEAVRAVAGHPGSRFLGGGTNLVDLMKLGVESPALLIDVSRLSLDRVARTDDGGLRIGATVRNSDLAAHPDVRSDYPALTQALLAGASGQLRNTATTGGNLLQRTRCPYFQDVSKPCNKRIPGSGCPAREGVHRDLAVLGHSQDCVATNPSDMAVALAALDATVQLHGPEGERTVPLTDFHRLPGDNPDQDTVIRPGELITDVVLPPPPAGAVSLYRKARDRASYAFALASVAAVLSVRDGRVDRVALAFGGLAHRPWRARVAEDVLRGSHPTEDAFARAVEAELAAARPLRDNGFKVDLARRLAVGALTELTDRTAPA from the coding sequence GTGAAACCCTTCGCCTATCTGCGCCCCGGATCCGTGGCCGAAGCCGTCCGCGCGGTAGCCGGGCACCCCGGCTCCCGGTTCCTCGGAGGGGGGACCAACCTCGTCGACCTGATGAAGCTCGGGGTGGAGTCGCCCGCCCTGCTCATCGACGTCAGCCGTCTGTCCCTGGACCGGGTGGCGCGGACCGACGACGGCGGCCTGCGGATCGGGGCGACCGTGCGCAACAGCGACCTCGCCGCCCACCCCGACGTACGGAGCGACTACCCCGCCCTCACACAGGCCCTGCTGGCCGGTGCCTCCGGGCAGCTCCGGAACACCGCCACCACCGGCGGGAACCTGCTCCAGCGCACCCGGTGCCCGTACTTCCAGGACGTCTCCAAGCCCTGCAACAAGCGGATCCCCGGATCGGGCTGCCCGGCCCGGGAGGGAGTCCACCGCGACCTCGCGGTCCTCGGCCACTCCCAGGACTGCGTCGCCACCAACCCCTCGGACATGGCGGTCGCGCTCGCGGCGCTCGACGCCACCGTGCAGCTGCACGGGCCCGAGGGGGAGCGGACGGTGCCCCTGACCGACTTCCACCGGCTGCCCGGCGACAACCCCGACCAGGACACGGTGATCCGCCCCGGCGAGCTGATCACCGACGTGGTACTGCCACCGCCGCCCGCCGGTGCCGTCTCGCTGTACCGCAAGGCCCGGGACCGTGCCTCGTACGCCTTCGCCCTGGCCTCCGTCGCGGCCGTGCTGAGCGTGCGCGACGGCCGTGTCGACCGGGTCGCGCTCGCCTTCGGCGGGCTCGCCCACCGGCCGTGGCGTGCCCGGGTGGCCGAGGACGTGCTGCGTGGGTCCCACCCCACCGAGGACGCCTTCGCGCGCGCGGTGGAGGCCGAGCTCGCGGCCGCCAGGCCCCTGCGCGACAACGGCTTCAAGGTGGACCTGGCCCGCCGGCTGGCCGTCGGCGCCCTCACCGAACTCACCGACCGGACCGCACCCGCCTGA
- a CDS encoding 2Fe-2S iron-sulfur cluster-binding protein encodes MNATPGTVDEGAAQAPAPDDCSTFTLHVNGTARTLTLDHRTTVLDALREHLGLTGAKKGCDHGQCGACTVLVDGRRANSCLLLAVAQQGARITTVEGLAEGDRLHPLQAAFVERDALQCGYCTPGQICSAVGMLGEAEDGFPSHVTPPEALATGGPAPLGADEIRERMSGNLCRCGAYPRIVEAIEDVAP; translated from the coding sequence ATGAACGCCACCCCGGGGACCGTCGACGAGGGAGCGGCGCAGGCGCCGGCCCCGGACGACTGTTCCACCTTCACGCTGCACGTCAACGGCACGGCACGGACGCTGACGCTCGATCACCGCACCACCGTGCTGGACGCGCTGCGTGAGCATCTCGGTCTCACCGGCGCCAAGAAGGGCTGCGACCACGGCCAGTGCGGGGCCTGCACCGTCCTCGTCGACGGCCGGCGCGCCAACAGCTGCCTCCTGCTCGCCGTCGCGCAGCAGGGCGCCCGCATCACCACCGTCGAAGGGCTGGCCGAGGGTGACCGGCTGCATCCGCTGCAGGCGGCCTTCGTGGAGCGGGACGCGCTGCAGTGCGGCTACTGCACCCCCGGACAGATCTGCTCCGCCGTCGGCATGCTCGGTGAGGCCGAGGACGGCTTCCCCTCCCACGTCACCCCGCCGGAGGCTCTCGCCACCGGCGGGCCGGCCCCGCTCGGTGCGGACGAGATCCGCGAGCGGATGAGCGGCAACCTCTGCCGGTGCGGCGCCTACCCCCGCATCGTCGAGGCGATCGAGGACGTGGCCCCGTGA
- a CDS encoding DUF6479 family protein: MDVTNGARDSLAVVLADDGPGAVGVIVGIVGLAVVILLIGGFWFGMRRRDKESRPPRPEEQPLRPDHRTEIQESGRHHADRFPEDGRAMTPYELSDRGNEVIPPQEDDDRRD; this comes from the coding sequence ATGGACGTAACGAACGGAGCAAGGGACTCGCTCGCCGTCGTGCTCGCCGACGACGGACCGGGCGCGGTGGGTGTGATCGTCGGCATCGTCGGACTCGCCGTGGTGATTCTGCTGATCGGCGGCTTCTGGTTCGGGATGCGGCGCCGGGACAAGGAGTCACGGCCCCCGCGCCCCGAGGAGCAGCCGCTCCGGCCGGACCACCGGACGGAGATCCAGGAGAGCGGCAGGCACCACGCGGACCGGTTTCCCGAGGACGGCCGGGCGATGACCCCGTACGAACTCAGCGACCGCGGTAACGAGGTGATCCCGCCGCAGGAGGACGACGACCGGCGTGACTGA
- a CDS encoding cation diffusion facilitator family transporter, with the protein MNQPESDRRTRVTVLVALSANLVIAVAKAVGGLLSGSPALLSEAAHSVADSVNEVFLLAALRRSNRPPDARHPFGYGKERYFWSLLAAVGIFVVGGCFSFFQGFEALGSDGQESPDGYTVGLIVLGVAFLAEGGSLVRALLQLRREKGAARDPALRTVIAEDSTAVLGVLLAMAGMVLHLVTGDVVWEASASLGIGLLLVYVAFRLGKDARDRLIGESADPELRQGVEEFLTSQDEIDNVAALFTMGLGLDSVLVAARVDLAPGIDSEEIERVSVRIKRSIARSWPEAEHVFLDITNAPPRGGV; encoded by the coding sequence ATGAACCAGCCGGAGTCGGACCGCAGGACCCGTGTCACCGTCCTGGTCGCCCTCTCGGCCAATCTCGTGATCGCAGTGGCGAAGGCCGTGGGCGGACTCCTCTCGGGGTCCCCCGCCCTTCTGTCCGAAGCCGCCCACTCGGTGGCGGACAGCGTGAACGAGGTCTTCCTGCTGGCCGCCCTGCGGCGCAGCAACCGTCCTCCCGACGCCCGCCATCCCTTCGGGTACGGCAAGGAGCGCTACTTCTGGTCGCTCCTCGCCGCCGTGGGGATCTTCGTGGTGGGCGGCTGCTTCTCGTTCTTCCAGGGCTTCGAGGCGCTGGGCAGCGACGGGCAGGAGTCACCCGACGGATACACGGTCGGCCTGATCGTCCTCGGCGTGGCCTTCCTCGCCGAAGGCGGTTCGCTCGTCCGCGCGCTGCTGCAGCTCCGCCGGGAGAAGGGCGCGGCCCGTGACCCCGCGTTGCGGACGGTCATCGCCGAGGACAGCACGGCCGTGCTGGGCGTACTGCTGGCCATGGCGGGGATGGTGCTGCACCTGGTCACGGGAGACGTCGTGTGGGAGGCATCGGCCTCCCTGGGGATCGGTCTGCTGCTGGTCTACGTCGCCTTCCGGCTCGGCAAGGACGCCCGGGACCGGCTGATCGGGGAGTCCGCGGATCCTGAGCTGCGCCAGGGTGTGGAGGAGTTCCTGACGTCCCAGGACGAGATCGACAACGTCGCGGCCCTGTTCACCATGGGTCTGGGCCTCGACTCCGTGCTGGTGGCGGCCCGCGTCGATCTGGCGCCCGGCATCGACAGCGAGGAGATCGAGCGGGTGTCCGTCCGCATCAAGCGGTCGATCGCCCGGAGCTGGCCGGAGGCCGAGCACGTCTTCCTCGACATCACGAACGCGCCGCCGCGGGGCGGGGTGTGA
- a CDS encoding VOC family protein, with protein sequence MTTGDPRTAPEPAVLSGASAPCWVHLVTRDLEDAQRFYGAVLGWTFRPGPLGREFVMARSEGVPVAGIGAVASAYQVAVAWMPYFSVRDADVVSDRIRERSGTVGVGPLTVGLGRAVLAADRDGASFGVWEWTGRAATLAPSGNQAHAWLRLRTRDAFDAAIFYGEVLGWESGEPGGCEVAYVKEEVLVRCNGRPLARISSGAVEAAPDPQVRPHWQVQFPVADVRATVLAAERNGGTLMERRDVQHGSEATLRDPDGGLFTVTDVRSPEDADED encoded by the coding sequence ATGACTACTGGCGATCCGCGGACCGCGCCGGAACCGGCGGTGCTGAGCGGTGCGAGCGCCCCGTGCTGGGTCCACCTGGTGACCCGCGATCTGGAGGACGCGCAGCGCTTCTACGGCGCCGTCCTCGGCTGGACCTTCCGCCCGGGACCACTGGGCAGGGAATTCGTGATGGCCCGCTCCGAAGGCGTGCCCGTCGCGGGTATCGGCGCCGTGGCGTCCGCCTACCAGGTGGCCGTCGCCTGGATGCCCTACTTCTCGGTCCGGGACGCGGATGTCGTCTCCGACCGCATCCGCGAACGCAGCGGGACCGTCGGGGTCGGCCCGCTGACCGTCGGACTGGGCCGAGCCGTCCTGGCCGCCGACCGGGACGGCGCCTCCTTCGGTGTCTGGGAGTGGACGGGCCGCGCGGCCACCCTCGCCCCTTCGGGGAACCAGGCCCACGCCTGGCTCCGGCTGCGCACGAGGGACGCCTTCGACGCCGCGATCTTCTACGGCGAGGTCCTCGGCTGGGAGAGCGGGGAGCCGGGCGGGTGCGAGGTGGCGTACGTGAAGGAGGAGGTCCTCGTACGCTGCAACGGACGCCCCCTCGCCCGGATCAGCTCCGGCGCCGTGGAAGCCGCGCCCGACCCACAGGTGCGACCGCACTGGCAGGTCCAGTTCCCGGTGGCCGATGTGCGCGCGACGGTCCTCGCGGCGGAGCGGAACGGGGGGACCCTCATGGAGCGGCGCGACGTCCAGCACGGGAGCGAGGCGACCCTCCGGGACCCGGACGGCGGACTCTTCACCGTGACGGACGTACGCAGCCCGGAGGACGCCGACGAGGACTGA
- a CDS encoding DUF6328 family protein — MGQIPMGNGGNGRDGAGTNPRSGRRETEEERADRQWGELLQELRVAQTGVQILFGFLLAVVFQPRFADLSTVDRNIYVVTVMLGSATAAALIGPVSYHRLLTGRRMKPQTVTWASRLTKLGLGLLFCTMCSTLLLIMRVALHNVVALWLVGAMALWFLVCWFVFPLWAIARNNGLRPGEDCGAPDDESDPRP; from the coding sequence ATGGGTCAGATACCCATGGGCAACGGTGGGAACGGCAGAGACGGGGCGGGGACGAACCCGCGCAGCGGACGGCGGGAGACCGAGGAGGAGCGGGCGGACCGGCAGTGGGGCGAACTGCTGCAGGAGCTCCGCGTCGCGCAGACCGGTGTCCAGATCCTGTTCGGCTTCCTGCTCGCCGTGGTCTTCCAGCCCCGCTTCGCCGACCTCTCCACCGTCGACCGGAACATCTACGTCGTGACCGTCATGCTCGGGTCGGCGACGGCGGCCGCGCTGATAGGGCCCGTGTCGTACCACCGGCTGCTCACCGGCCGCAGGATGAAGCCCCAGACGGTCACCTGGGCCTCCCGCCTGACGAAGCTGGGGCTCGGCCTCCTCTTCTGCACGATGTGCAGCACGCTCCTGCTCATCATGCGGGTGGCGTTGCACAACGTGGTGGCCCTGTGGCTGGTCGGCGCCATGGCCCTGTGGTTCCTGGTCTGCTGGTTCGTCTTCCCGCTGTGGGCCATCGCCCGGAACAACGGCCTCCGGCCCGGCGAGGACTGCGGAGCGCCGGACGACGAATCCGACCCGCGCCCCTGA
- a CDS encoding VOC family protein → MPVELNHTIVHCRDNRESAEFLANLLGLTIGTEWGPFIPVVLANGVTLDFATVPAESITVQHYAFLVSEAEFDVAFGHIEAQGITYYADPHQKHPGEINHNDGGRGVYFPDPSGHGMELITRPYGGWS, encoded by the coding sequence GTGCCAGTCGAGTTGAACCACACCATCGTTCATTGCCGGGACAACCGGGAGTCCGCCGAGTTCCTGGCGAACCTCCTGGGTCTCACCATCGGGACGGAGTGGGGACCCTTCATCCCCGTCGTCCTCGCGAACGGCGTCACGCTGGACTTCGCGACCGTTCCCGCGGAATCGATCACCGTGCAGCACTACGCGTTCCTCGTCTCCGAGGCGGAGTTCGACGTCGCCTTCGGACACATCGAGGCGCAGGGGATCACCTACTACGCGGATCCCCACCAGAAGCACCCCGGCGAGATCAACCACAACGACGGCGGACGCGGGGTGTACTTCCCCGATCCGAGCGGTCACGGGATGGAGCTCATCACCCGCCCGTACGGCGGCTGGTCGTAG
- a CDS encoding GNAT family N-acetyltransferase yields MRSSVTGGHGGVRVRRAVARDAKRLTRLVTRSRAYEGPYAPMVEGYKVGPDYIEAHAVHAAVDEDGRVLGFYALVLSPPELDLMFVADDAQGRGIGRLLVAHLREEARRAGLDSVRVVAHPPAEGFYRAVGAERTGTVVARPPAVMWDRPELALPVDTTS; encoded by the coding sequence ATGAGATCGAGCGTTACGGGCGGACACGGCGGGGTCCGTGTCAGGCGGGCCGTCGCGCGGGACGCGAAGCGGCTCACGCGCCTGGTCACCAGGTCGCGCGCCTACGAGGGCCCGTACGCGCCCATGGTGGAGGGGTACAAGGTCGGCCCGGACTACATCGAGGCCCATGCCGTCCACGCGGCCGTCGACGAGGACGGCCGGGTGCTCGGGTTCTACGCCCTGGTCCTGTCCCCGCCGGAGCTCGACCTCATGTTCGTCGCCGACGACGCCCAGGGCCGGGGGATCGGACGCCTCCTCGTCGCCCATCTGCGCGAGGAGGCACGCCGGGCCGGCCTGGACTCCGTACGCGTGGTCGCGCACCCGCCGGCCGAGGGTTTCTACCGTGCCGTGGGCGCCGAACGCACCGGTACCGTCGTGGCCCGTCCGCCCGCCGTGATGTGGGACCGGCCGGAACTGGCCCTCCCGGTCGACACGACGTCCTGA
- a CDS encoding J-domain-containing protein, protein MTERKPAGVSFETWVDRQIREAEERGSFADLPGAGRPIPGLDRPYDAMWWIKAKMEREGLSALPPSLALRKAAEDAREEAFRARSEAEVRRILTGINERIREALARPPEGPPLHLAPFDIDALVSEWHAGRHGR, encoded by the coding sequence GTGACCGAGCGCAAACCCGCCGGGGTCAGCTTCGAGACATGGGTGGACCGGCAGATCCGCGAGGCCGAGGAGCGCGGCTCCTTCGCCGACCTGCCGGGTGCGGGCCGACCGATTCCCGGCCTGGACAGGCCTTACGACGCGATGTGGTGGATCAAGGCGAAGATGGAACGCGAGGGCCTGTCGGCGCTCCCGCCCTCGCTCGCCCTGCGCAAGGCCGCGGAGGACGCCCGGGAGGAAGCGTTCCGGGCCCGGTCGGAGGCGGAGGTCCGCCGCATCCTGACCGGCATCAACGAGAGGATCCGCGAGGCCCTGGCCAGACCGCCGGAAGGACCGCCGCTGCATCTCGCGCCGTTCGACATCGACGCGCTCGTGAGCGAGTGGCACGCCGGGCGGCACGGTCGCTGA
- a CDS encoding tyrosine-protein phosphatase, producing the protein MQTARAVPASTVVNLRDLGGIALGRDRRLRQGILLRSGQLSDFDAEHDMAVAALGIRTVVDLRTAEERQWAPDRLPTGARLFVADVLGDNPGVSPARLRALLSDPDGAAALLGGGKAEELFAQTYRKMVLSPGAAAAYRAFLDTVSDPRARPLLFHCATGKDRTGWATALLLMMAGASREVVRAEFLAVNRAVRAAYGPAVRRFLDEGGDPDIASAVIEARPRYLEAALDAMDERWGGLDGYLSKALRLPSAVAERLRADLAVPA; encoded by the coding sequence GTGCAGACCGCCCGGGCCGTCCCCGCTTCGACCGTTGTCAACCTGCGCGATCTGGGCGGCATCGCCCTGGGGCGCGACCGCCGCCTGAGGCAGGGAATCCTTCTGCGCTCGGGTCAGCTGAGCGATTTCGACGCCGAGCACGACATGGCGGTGGCCGCGCTCGGCATCCGCACCGTGGTCGATCTGCGCACCGCCGAGGAGCGCCAGTGGGCGCCCGACCGGCTTCCGACGGGTGCCAGGCTCTTCGTCGCGGACGTCCTCGGTGACAACCCTGGCGTGTCGCCGGCGCGGCTGCGGGCGCTCCTCAGTGACCCGGACGGAGCAGCGGCCCTGCTCGGCGGCGGGAAGGCCGAGGAACTCTTCGCGCAGACCTACCGGAAGATGGTCCTCTCCCCGGGCGCGGCAGCCGCCTACCGCGCCTTCCTCGACACCGTCTCGGACCCACGGGCGAGACCGCTGCTCTTCCACTGCGCGACGGGGAAGGACCGGACGGGCTGGGCCACCGCTCTGCTCCTGATGATGGCGGGTGCGTCGCGCGAGGTCGTGCGCGCGGAGTTCCTCGCGGTGAACCGGGCGGTTCGCGCCGCCTACGGGCCGGCCGTACGGCGCTTCCTCGACGAGGGCGGGGACCCGGACATCGCCTCCGCGGTCATCGAGGCCAGGCCCCGCTACCTGGAGGCGGCCCTGGACGCCATGGACGAGCGCTGGGGCGGGCTGGACGGATACCTGAGCAAGGCGCTGCGGCTGCCTTCCGCCGTGGCCGAGCGGCTCCGCGCCGACCTGGCCGTACCGGCCTGA
- a CDS encoding SHOCT domain-containing protein, translating to MAVGPVEYLVVTFPGGSFAEAIAPVLAEAVASEAVRILDLAFARRAGGGAPEHVGLREMDPRGLVSFEPPDDRPAGMPKITDLDVLDGLPEEGSAALIVWEDLWSVPLTRAVQDAGGRLLAHERIPADGGDDVITLLERLADLRQRGVLTEAEFASQKTRILAD from the coding sequence GTGGCCGTGGGACCCGTGGAGTACCTCGTCGTCACCTTTCCCGGCGGAAGCTTCGCCGAGGCGATCGCGCCCGTACTGGCCGAAGCCGTCGCCTCCGAGGCCGTACGCATCCTCGATCTGGCCTTCGCCCGAAGAGCCGGAGGCGGTGCTCCCGAGCATGTCGGCCTCCGGGAGATGGACCCTCGAGGGCTGGTGTCGTTCGAACCACCGGACGACCGGCCCGCCGGGATGCCGAAGATCACGGATCTCGACGTCCTCGACGGCCTGCCCGAGGAGGGCTCCGCCGCGCTGATCGTATGGGAGGACCTCTGGTCGGTGCCTCTCACCCGAGCGGTCCAGGACGCGGGTGGCCGGCTCCTGGCGCACGAGAGGATCCCGGCGGACGGCGGGGACGACGTCATCACGCTCCTCGAGCGGCTCGCCGACCTGAGGCAGCGGGGCGTCCTCACCGAGGCCGAGTTCGCTTCGCAGAAGACGAGGATCCTCGCCGACTGA